From Dehalococcoidia bacterium, a single genomic window includes:
- a CDS encoding branched-chain amino acid ABC transporter substrate-binding protein — MTSGAPSLSRRAFLAGIAATAATPACRVIDTALRGTVKIGLVAPFSGREHQVGYNLLFAVKQAIKEFNLAGGVNGWRVELLAHDDRNEAAGGLQQARKLTIDPDVVAVVGHPASASATSAAPEYRRAGVAFLTLASADSLTDQTAVYRLGPSDTTLAGALLDFLPRRFRATKLAIAITDSANGRAAEELVPLWWRAAGSVVFGDTLPREIPDYLPHASRIVAAGPDVVVYGGGVDIGGPLYAELRRIAPGLPFVALPAAANPSFARLANVSPTDFAFLTFPAADPVELGAASFVQAFRAAWGIDPLPQAGLAYEATSVALRAIAAAAASAKPTRESVAHALTTLGPTPGLSSEIRFDERGQRVGARPVFYRLVGPRFPGERQSA, encoded by the coding sequence ATGACTTCAGGTGCGCCATCACTCTCACGCCGGGCGTTCCTTGCCGGGATAGCAGCGACGGCGGCGACGCCGGCTTGCCGCGTGATCGACACCGCCCTGCGCGGCACGGTCAAGATTGGGCTCGTCGCTCCCTTCTCCGGGCGGGAGCACCAAGTCGGCTACAACTTGCTTTTTGCAGTCAAGCAAGCGATCAAAGAGTTCAACCTCGCTGGGGGGGTGAATGGGTGGCGCGTCGAGCTTCTCGCCCACGACGACCGGAATGAGGCTGCCGGCGGCCTCCAGCAGGCGCGCAAACTGACGATCGACCCCGACGTGGTCGCGGTGGTTGGGCATCCTGCAAGCGCCTCCGCCACCTCGGCCGCTCCGGAATATCGCCGCGCAGGAGTGGCGTTTCTCACCCTCGCCTCGGCTGACTCGCTTACCGACCAGACTGCGGTCTACCGCCTTGGTCCCTCAGACACCACCCTCGCGGGAGCGCTCCTCGATTTTCTCCCGCGGCGCTTCCGTGCGACAAAGCTCGCGATCGCGATCACCGACTCGGCGAACGGCCGCGCCGCCGAGGAATTGGTGCCGCTCTGGTGGCGCGCTGCCGGCTCTGTTGTCTTCGGCGACACCCTTCCCCGGGAGATCCCGGACTACCTTCCCCACGCCAGCCGGATTGTCGCCGCCGGACCGGATGTCGTCGTCTACGGCGGCGGGGTGGATATCGGCGGCCCGCTCTATGCCGAACTGCGGCGTATTGCGCCTGGCCTGCCCTTTGTTGCCCTGCCGGCAGCAGCGAACCCGAGCTTTGCGCGGCTTGCGAATGTCTCGCCGACCGACTTCGCCTTCCTTACGTTCCCCGCCGCCGACCCGGTCGAATTGGGAGCGGCCAGCTTCGTCCAGGCGTTCCGCGCGGCGTGGGGGATCGATCCGCTCCCCCAAGCCGGGCTCGCCTACGAGGCAACCAGCGTCGCCCTCCGCGCCATTGCTGCTGCTGCTGCGAGCGCGAAACCGACGCGCGAGAGCGTCGCCCATGCGCTGACCACCCTCGGGCCGACGCCCGGGCTGAGCAGCGAGATCCGGTTCGACGAGCGCGGCCAGCGGGTCGGCGCTCGGCCGGTCTTCTACCGGCTCGTCGGACCGCGTTTCCCCGGCGAGCGTCAGAGCGCCTAG
- the gltB gene encoding glutamate synthase large subunit, with amino-acid sequence MSGRPSIAGPTLYDERFEHDACGVGFVATTTGVPSHDIVAKAIESVINVTHRGAVDADAKSGDGAGIATALPAKLFLREVAKLGRSITDIRDLGVGMLFLPREGHPRIKAIIAEAVAREGLTLLGWREVPVNPAVLGEKAFRTRPDIQQVFIARPAGLSSRDFERRLFLARKAIERLAAEEGIDGFYVPSFSSRTVVYKGLFVAPQLAEFYRDLVDPDYESPLAIFHQRYSTNTFPNWFLAQPFRMLAHNGEINTLQGNQNWVRAREGALESPVWGERVRELCPIIQPGGSDSANLDNVLETLEQSGRSILHAMAMLVPEPWENMPNLKPEWRAFYEYHACLQEPWDGPAALAFTDGTIVGAVLDRNGLRPARYTVTDDGLVILGSEVGIVDLDPARVIEKGRLGPGQMIAVDVERKALLRNDDIKDLLASQQPYGEWVAKHLYRVDFDRAARASRNGRVPALSEPLTQLQAAFGYTAEEVRQIVLTMAEEAADPTWSMGDDTPIAVLSQKPRQLYNYFRQRFAQVTNPPIDPLREQIVMALNGYLGAKASFLTETPEHARLLYLETPVLLDAELDVLKELDAPAFRPAVIDILFPVGDGPDGLEAAIERLCQRAEAEVDNGASLLILSDRRISEECAPIPSLLAVGAVHHHLIRVGKRMRADIVVESGDCFEVHHVATLIGYGASAVNPYLALATARQVAIPRNATPEQAAEAADQAEQNFRHACEKALLKICSKMGISTVTSYRGGQIFEAIGLGQEVIDRCFTGTPSQIGGIGFREIAEDVLARHAEAFPTPPARLKDHGFIRYRREGEYHLFGQPVVRAMQRAANTSDYSFYEEFRRIAEDHPPVSPRDLLEIVSDRPPIPIEEVEPIEAITPRFISTAMSLGALSKEAHATLAIAMNRLGSRSNSGEGGEDEENYAPRPNGDIAHNKIKQVASGRFGVTIQYLAMSTELEIKMAQGSKPGEGGQLPGTKVSDFIARVRHAVPGIPLISPPPHHDIYSIEDLAQLIYDLKQANPEAKVGVKLVAETGVGTIAAGVAKAYADYILISGHSGGTGASPLSSIKNAGCPWELGLAETQQVLVLNDLRGRVSLRTDGALRTGRDVIIAALLGAEEFGFGTAALVAIGCDMARQCHLNTCPTGIATQREDLRAKFTGTPDQVVHYFRHLAQDVREWLAKLGYRSLDEIIGRVSLLRQRTEGLPARAAMLDLSRLLSDVDPSNERPRRRVLERNDRGDTPLDLQIVRDAAPAIERGEPVTLSYAVRNVHRALGTQLSYAVTRRWGKEGLPPGTIEVHFTGTAGQSFGAFCAPGVRLVLTGEANDYVGKGLSGGELIVKPPAEARYPWHENVIVGNTCLYGATSGRLFVAGRAGERFAVRNSGAEAVVEGVGDHGCEYMTSGLVVVLGRTGRNFGAGMSAGIAYVLDEFGDFEQRVNHELVELHEVTGRDAHRLREMVEAHLAATGSPRAAQLLADWSRWRPKFRKVMPKPLSAKLKAEMIEQGEVHESPAERVSGHHSATGARG; translated from the coding sequence ATGAGTGGACGACCCTCCATTGCCGGCCCGACGCTCTACGACGAGCGGTTCGAGCACGACGCCTGTGGCGTCGGCTTTGTCGCTACGACGACGGGTGTGCCTAGTCACGACATTGTCGCCAAGGCGATTGAGAGCGTCATCAATGTCACTCATCGCGGGGCGGTCGACGCCGATGCGAAAAGCGGCGACGGCGCGGGGATCGCGACGGCGCTGCCGGCGAAGCTGTTCCTGCGTGAAGTTGCTAAGCTGGGCCGCTCCATCACCGACATTCGTGACCTCGGCGTCGGCATGCTCTTCCTGCCGCGCGAGGGGCATCCCCGGATCAAGGCGATCATTGCTGAGGCCGTTGCGCGCGAGGGGTTGACGCTGCTCGGCTGGCGCGAGGTGCCCGTCAACCCCGCCGTGCTCGGGGAGAAGGCATTCCGCACCCGACCCGACATCCAGCAGGTGTTCATCGCGCGGCCGGCAGGGCTCTCCTCGCGTGATTTCGAGCGGCGGCTGTTCCTGGCGCGCAAGGCCATCGAGCGCCTTGCCGCCGAGGAGGGGATCGACGGGTTCTACGTGCCGTCCTTCTCTTCGCGCACGGTGGTCTACAAGGGGCTGTTCGTCGCGCCGCAGCTCGCCGAGTTCTACCGCGACCTTGTCGACCCGGACTACGAGTCGCCACTCGCCATCTTCCACCAGCGTTACAGCACGAACACCTTCCCGAATTGGTTCCTTGCCCAACCGTTCCGCATGCTCGCCCACAACGGCGAGATCAACACCCTTCAGGGCAACCAAAACTGGGTCCGCGCCCGCGAAGGCGCCCTCGAATCGCCCGTCTGGGGTGAGCGCGTGCGCGAGCTTTGCCCGATCATCCAGCCTGGCGGGTCGGACTCGGCAAACCTCGACAACGTCCTCGAAACGCTCGAACAATCCGGCCGCTCCATCCTGCATGCCATGGCGATGCTGGTCCCGGAGCCCTGGGAGAACATGCCGAACCTCAAGCCGGAGTGGCGCGCGTTCTATGAATATCACGCCTGCCTCCAAGAGCCGTGGGACGGACCGGCCGCGCTCGCGTTCACTGATGGGACGATCGTTGGCGCCGTCCTCGATCGAAACGGCTTGCGCCCCGCCCGCTACACGGTGACCGATGACGGGCTGGTCATCCTTGGCTCAGAGGTCGGCATTGTCGATCTCGACCCGGCGCGCGTCATAGAGAAAGGGCGGCTTGGGCCAGGGCAGATGATCGCGGTCGATGTCGAGCGCAAGGCGCTCCTCCGCAACGACGACATCAAGGACCTTCTCGCTTCCCAGCAGCCATACGGCGAGTGGGTCGCCAAGCATCTCTATCGGGTCGATTTCGACCGCGCCGCGCGCGCCTCGCGCAACGGCCGCGTCCCTGCCCTCTCTGAGCCGCTCACCCAGCTGCAAGCGGCATTCGGCTACACCGCCGAAGAGGTGCGCCAAATCGTCCTCACGATGGCGGAGGAAGCGGCCGACCCGACCTGGTCCATGGGAGACGACACCCCAATCGCGGTGCTCTCGCAGAAACCGCGGCAGCTCTACAACTACTTCCGCCAGCGGTTCGCGCAGGTCACCAACCCGCCGATCGACCCGCTCCGCGAACAGATCGTGATGGCGCTCAACGGCTACCTCGGGGCGAAGGCGAGCTTCCTGACCGAGACGCCGGAGCATGCCCGCCTCCTCTACCTCGAGACGCCCGTCCTTCTCGACGCCGAGCTGGACGTGCTGAAAGAACTGGACGCGCCGGCCTTCCGCCCTGCGGTCATCGACATTCTTTTCCCCGTCGGCGATGGACCGGACGGGCTTGAAGCAGCGATTGAGCGGCTTTGCCAGCGCGCCGAGGCCGAAGTCGACAACGGCGCATCTCTCCTCATCCTCTCGGACCGCCGGATTTCCGAGGAGTGCGCCCCCATCCCGAGCCTGCTTGCCGTTGGCGCCGTCCACCACCACTTGATCCGTGTCGGCAAGCGGATGCGCGCGGATATCGTCGTCGAGAGCGGCGACTGCTTCGAAGTGCACCACGTGGCGACCTTGATCGGCTACGGAGCGAGCGCCGTCAATCCGTACCTCGCGCTTGCGACGGCGCGCCAAGTCGCCATCCCTCGCAACGCCACCCCGGAGCAGGCCGCCGAAGCGGCTGACCAAGCTGAACAGAACTTCCGCCATGCGTGCGAGAAGGCGCTCCTGAAGATCTGCTCGAAGATGGGGATCAGCACCGTGACGAGCTATCGCGGCGGGCAGATCTTCGAGGCGATCGGCCTCGGCCAAGAGGTGATCGATCGGTGTTTCACCGGGACGCCCTCGCAGATCGGCGGCATCGGCTTCCGCGAGATCGCTGAGGACGTGCTGGCGCGTCATGCCGAGGCGTTCCCCACCCCCCCAGCGCGGCTGAAAGACCACGGCTTTATCCGTTATCGCCGCGAAGGCGAATATCACCTCTTCGGGCAGCCGGTCGTCCGAGCGATGCAGCGTGCCGCCAACACGAGCGACTACAGCTTCTACGAAGAGTTCCGTCGGATCGCGGAGGACCATCCGCCCGTCTCGCCGCGCGACCTCCTGGAGATTGTCTCGGATCGTCCGCCGATCCCGATCGAAGAGGTCGAGCCGATTGAGGCGATTACGCCGCGCTTCATCAGCACCGCGATGTCGCTCGGCGCGCTCAGCAAGGAAGCGCATGCAACGCTCGCGATCGCGATGAATCGGCTCGGCTCCCGCAGCAATTCGGGCGAGGGCGGCGAGGATGAGGAAAACTACGCGCCGCGCCCGAACGGAGATATCGCTCACAACAAGATCAAGCAGGTCGCCTCAGGGCGCTTCGGCGTCACGATCCAGTACCTCGCGATGTCGACGGAGCTCGAGATCAAGATGGCCCAAGGCTCGAAGCCGGGCGAAGGGGGCCAGCTCCCCGGCACGAAGGTGTCCGACTTTATTGCGCGGGTGCGACATGCTGTGCCGGGGATCCCGCTCATCTCGCCTCCGCCGCACCACGACATCTACAGCATTGAAGACCTCGCCCAGCTGATCTACGACCTGAAGCAGGCCAATCCTGAGGCAAAGGTTGGGGTAAAGCTCGTCGCTGAGACGGGCGTCGGGACGATCGCCGCGGGGGTCGCCAAGGCGTATGCCGACTATATCTTGATCAGCGGCCACTCCGGCGGCACCGGCGCCTCACCCCTCTCTTCGATCAAGAACGCCGGCTGCCCTTGGGAGCTCGGGCTTGCCGAGACGCAGCAGGTGCTGGTCCTCAACGACCTCCGCGGCCGGGTAAGCCTGCGCACCGACGGCGCGCTGCGGACCGGCCGGGATGTCATCATTGCGGCGCTGCTCGGCGCTGAAGAGTTCGGCTTCGGCACCGCCGCGCTCGTTGCGATCGGCTGCGATATGGCGCGCCAATGCCACCTGAACACCTGCCCAACCGGCATCGCAACGCAGCGCGAGGACCTGCGGGCAAAGTTCACTGGAACGCCCGACCAAGTCGTTCACTACTTCCGTCATCTCGCCCAAGACGTCCGCGAGTGGCTGGCGAAGCTCGGCTACCGCTCGCTTGACGAGATTATCGGGCGGGTGTCGCTGCTGCGGCAGCGCACGGAGGGCCTCCCGGCGCGCGCAGCCATGCTCGACCTCTCCCGGCTCCTCAGCGACGTCGACCCGTCGAACGAGCGGCCGCGACGGCGCGTCCTCGAGCGCAACGACCGGGGCGATACGCCGCTGGACCTGCAGATCGTCCGCGACGCTGCCCCCGCCATTGAGCGCGGGGAGCCGGTGACCCTCTCCTACGCGGTGCGCAACGTCCACCGCGCGCTCGGAACGCAACTCTCCTACGCGGTAACGCGGCGCTGGGGGAAGGAAGGGCTGCCTCCCGGCACGATCGAAGTGCACTTCACGGGCACAGCGGGGCAGAGCTTCGGCGCCTTCTGCGCCCCGGGAGTCCGCCTTGTCCTCACCGGCGAAGCGAACGACTATGTCGGCAAAGGGCTCTCCGGCGGCGAATTGATCGTCAAGCCGCCGGCCGAAGCACGCTATCCTTGGCACGAAAATGTGATCGTCGGCAACACCTGCCTCTACGGCGCGACGAGCGGACGGCTGTTCGTTGCGGGGCGGGCCGGCGAGCGCTTTGCTGTCCGCAACAGCGGCGCTGAGGCCGTTGTCGAAGGGGTCGGCGACCATGGCTGCGAGTACATGACGAGCGGCCTCGTCGTCGTCCTCGGCCGGACCGGCCGCAATTTTGGGGCCGGAATGAGCGCCGGCATCGCCTATGTCCTCGATGAATTCGGCGACTTTGAGCAGCGTGTCAATCACGAACTGGTCGAATTGCACGAAGTGACCGGCCGTGACGCCCACCGCCTGCGCGAGATGGTGGAAGCCCATCTTGCCGCGACCGGCAGCCCGCGCGCCGCTCAGCTGCTCGCCGATTGGTCGCGCTGGCGTCCCAAGTTCCGGAAGGTGATGCCGAAACCGCTGTCCGCCAAGCTCAAGGCCGAGATGATCGAGCAGGGCGAAGTGCACGAGTCGCCAGCCGAACGCGTCTCCGGCCATCACTCAGCGACAGGCGCGCGCGGCTAA